In one Gracilinanus agilis isolate LMUSP501 chromosome 6, AgileGrace, whole genome shotgun sequence genomic region, the following are encoded:
- the LOC123251406 gene encoding olfactory receptor 480-like yields the protein MSGNNCTAVTEFILLGLTDDPNLCVILFVIFLGVYAVTLVGNLTIIILIRNSSQLHTPMYLFLSHLAFVDTAYSSSVTPVMLKNFLVDKTSIPLGGCVAQMFCGATFGTIECFLLAVMAYDRYVAICSPLLYSTNMSTKVCSLLLIASYLCGFVTAWIFIGCLLNQSFCGSNKINHFFCDYSPVLKLSSYQDDFATIFPAVSVGTVIMITVLIIIISYVYILFSVLRISSSEGRSKAFSTCTSHLTAVTLFYGTLTFIYVMPKSSYSTDENKVVSVFYIVVIPMLNPLIYSLRNNEVKGALRKLMSRKQFFS from the coding sequence ATGTCTGGCAATAACTGCACTGCTGTGACTGAATTCATTCTTTTGGGGTTAACAGATGACCCAAATCTTTGTGTCATTCTGTTTGTGATATTTCTAGGGGTATATGCTGTTACGCTGGTTGGTAACCTTACCATAATTATCTTGATTAGAAATAGCTCCCAGCTTCATACTCCAATGTACCTTTTTCTAAGCCATTTGGCTTTTGTGGATACTGCATATTCCTCATCAGTGACACCTGTTATGCTCAAAAACTTCCTTGTAGATAAAACTTCAATCCCTCTGGGAGGCTGTGTAGCCCAGATGTTCTGTGGTGCTACCTTTGGGACCATCGAGTGTTTTCTGCTGGCTGTGATGGCGTATGATAGATATGTGGCCATTTGTAGCCCTTTACTCTATTCCACCAACATGTCTACTAAAGTCTGCTCCCTGTTACTCATTGCCTCCTACCTATGTGGTTTTGTGACTGCTTGGATCTTCATTGGTTGCTTATTGAATCAGTCCTTCTGTGGATCCAATAAGATCAATCATTTTTTCTGTGATTATTCACCAGTTTTAAAGCTTTCCTCTTACCAAGATGATTTTGCTACAATTTTTCCTGCTGTTTCTGTTGGGACAGTAATTATGATAACAGTGTTAATTATCATAATCTCCTATGTATATATCCTCTTCTCTGTTCTGAGGATAAGCTCCTCTGAGGGGAGATCCAAAGCTTTCTCAACTTGCACCTCCCATCTCACAGCAGTCACTCTGTTCTATGGCACCCTTACATTTATTTATGTAATGCCTAAATCCAGCTACTCAACAGATGAGAATAAAGTGGTGTCTGTTTTCTACATTGTAGTGATTCCTATGTTGAACCCCCTGATCTATAGTCTAAGGAACAATGAAGTGAAAGGAGCCCTGAGAAAACTGATGAGtcgaaaacaatttttttcatga